A portion of the Hydractinia symbiolongicarpus strain clone_291-10 chromosome 10, HSymV2.1, whole genome shotgun sequence genome contains these proteins:
- the LOC130612854 gene encoding potassium voltage-gated channel subfamily D member 2-like → MASTLNMAPDTRLHWVAQKNTQSPNYDPIAGEFFFDRNPLWFPYILNYYRVGKIHCPSDVCGAEFSEELQFWGIEETAISWCCSDNYHKRKEANMNLQSNIVSPNHDFNNESYVSSLPSPPATRKGRLKQGYKNGLSIIWSILEYPDTSRFAQIFAFISMMFIVLSVIVFCLETVDYFSKTPASFQAQALVTIETICVVWFTFEFIIRLITCPDKVKFAQNLMNWVDLCAVAPFFISLTVSENVKTIIVLRITRLIRVFRILKLSRHSYGLQVLGHTLKASFRELCLLAFFLLIGVIIFSSLVYYAEKDSNSIMFPSIPASFWWSIVTMTTIGYGDVVPITFPGKCVGVLCALCGVLVIALPVPVIVSNFSLYYSHYQAKLRSDDKETDLKNNAVRKFASVHSWLSSGLLNPLSVPQSSFCTASTQIPITPTVHSYSSMHQYDNYSFHNSAPSSPSSNNLLHEKRDMKTGIIKNTFALNKFPEKREQNGNFSFSNIRKLSRVYPEISKRESMPSSTADERDSVPKFKYNQLIIQVDPPSVYSNNNDDKVSDEIKYEPSPAKYEPSTTKNKDTSVIFKFKPSTKKITKNSSVSQNHFLSPHLNSSHRGSVSSGYNSATPNSALSVDSISESLASIQAKSPYGRMGRRNGVIMASVFGVKWKKKTFDSNKNKTYIFHQPDIHSTKQAKPLKEASSEHPSTIRLSPVETSALHVRRQRQRSESVPENLIMKINAGKKNSLDPSICFKTKNTNQKSPCAGDWSPGAVSLPTCETSLMYTPVPVSPKMSPKAADEVMCL, encoded by the exons GTTGGTGTTGTTCAGACAATTATCATAAACGGAAAGAAGCGAATATGAATCTACAATCCAACATCGTCTCGCCAAATCATGATTTCAACAATGAGAGCTATGTTTCTTCTTTACCATCGCCACCTGCTACAAGAAAAGGGCGTTTAAAGCAGGGTTACAAAAATGGCTTGTCGATTATTTGGTCGATTTTAGAATATCCGGATACTTCAAGGTTCGCACAG attttcgCTTTTATCTCGATGATGTTTATCGTTCTATCAGTAATAGTGTTTTGTTTGGAAACTGTTGATTATTTCTCGAAAACTCCTGCTTCATTCCAAGCACAAGCGCTAGTTACCATAGAAACTATTTGCGTCGTTTGGTTTACCTTCGAGTTTATCATACGGCTAATAACATGTCCAGATAAAGTAAAATTCGCCCAAAATCTCATGAATTGGGTGGATCTTTGCGCAGTTGCACCATTTTTTATCTCGCTTACTGTATCTGAAAACGTGAAAACAATTATTGTTCTCAGGATTACTCGACTAATTCGAGTGTTTCGAATTTTAAAACTTTCCCGCCATTCGTACGGTTTGCAAGTACTTGGTCATACATTGAAGGCGAGTTTCCGCGAGTTGTGTTTACTCGCATTCTTCTTACTCATTGGAGTAATCATATTTTCAAGCCTCGTGTATTACGCCGAAAAAGATTCCAACAGTATAATGTTTCCTTCTATACCTGCATCATTTTGGTGGAGCATTGTTACTATGACAACAATTGGATATGGCGACGTCGTTCCTATCACGTTTCCAGGCAAATGTGTTGGTGTTTTGTGTGCACTGTGTGGCGTACTTGTTATAGCTTTGCCCGTCCCTGTTATTGTCAGCAATTTTTCATTGTATTATTCGCATTATCAAGCTAAGCTCAGATCAGACGACAAAGAAACAGATTTGAAAAATAATGCTGTAAGAAAATTTGCATCGGTACATAGCTGGTTAAGTTCAGGATTGTTGAATCCCCTATCTGTTCCGCAAAGTAGCTTCTGCACCGCGTCGACACAAATACCAATTACACCAACAGTGCATTCTTACAGCAGCATGCACCAGTATGACAACTACTCGTTCCATAATTCTGCCCCATCTAGTCCATCCTCAAACAATCTACTTCATGAAAAGAGAGACATGAAAACAGGaattattaaaaatacttttgctTTAAATAAATTTCCAGAGAAGCGAGaacagaatggaaatttttcgtttagtaatattagaaaattgagTAGAGTTTATCCAGAAATTTCGAAAAGAGAAAGCATGCCCTCATCAACAGCCGATGAAAGGGATTCAGTTCCTAAGTTCAAATATAATCAATTGATTATACAAGTCGATCCCCCCAGTGTTTATTCCAATAACAATGACGACAAAGTGTCCGATGAGATAAAATACGAACCATCACCGGCAAAATACGAGCCATCAACGACAAAAAACAAAGACACTTCGgtaatttttaaattcaaacCGAGCACGAAGAAAATCACGAAGAACTCAAGTGTCTCACAGAATCATTTTTTATCGCCACATTTGAATAGTTCTCACCGTGGATCAGTAAGTTCTGGTTACAACAGTGCCACACCTAATTCTGCTCTCAGTGTCGACAGTATAAGCGAATCACTAGCTAGTATACAGGCCAAAAGCCCTTATGGCAGAATGGGAAGACGCAACGGTGTCATTATGGCCAGTGTATTCGGCGTAAAGTGGAAGAAAAAGACGTTTGACAGTAATAAgaacaagacatatattttTCACCAACCTGATATTCATAGTACAAAACAAGCAAAACCTTTAAAAGAAGCATCTAGTGAGCATCCATCCACTATACGTTTATCACCGGTGGAGACTTCTGCCCTACACGTGCGTAGACAGCGCCAGAGAAGCGAAAGTGTGCCAGAAAATCTAATTATGAAGATTAACGCGGGAAAAAAAAATAGCCTGGATCCATCGAtatgttttaaaactaaaaacacCAATCAAAAGTCACCGTGTGCAGGTGATTGGTCACCAGGTGCCGTATCATTACCAACATGTGAAACTTCGCTGATGTACACACCTGTCCCGGTGTCCCCAAAAATGAGTCCGAAAGCAGCGGATGAAGTAATGTGCTTGTAA